A portion of the Streptococcus urinalis 2285-97 genome contains these proteins:
- the purB gene encoding adenylosuccinate lyase has translation MIERYSRPEMANIWSEENKYRAWLEVEILADEAWAELGEIPKEDVAKIRANADFEVDRILEIEQETRHDVVAFTRAVSETLGEERKWVHYGLTSTDVVDTAYGYLYKQANDIIRRDLENFTNIVADKAKEHKFTIMMGRTHGVHAEPTTFGLKLATWYSEMKRNIERFEHAAAGVEAGKISGAVGNFANIPPFVEEYVCDKLGIRPQEISTQVLPRDLHAEYFAVLASIATSIERMATEIRGLQKSEQREVEEFFAKGQKGSSAMPHKRNPIGSENMTGLARVIRGHMVTAYENVSLWHERDISHSSAERIITPDTTILIDYMLNRFGNIVKNLTVFPENMIRNMNSTFGLIYSQRAMLTLIEKGMTREQAYDLVQPKTAYSWDNQVDFKPLLEKDPQVTDRLTQAEIDDIFNPEYYTKRVDVIFKRLGLD, from the coding sequence ATGATCGAACGTTATTCACGTCCTGAGATGGCGAACATTTGGAGTGAGGAAAATAAATACCGTGCTTGGTTGGAGGTCGAGATTTTGGCTGACGAGGCATGGGCTGAGTTGGGTGAGATTCCTAAAGAAGATGTGGCTAAGATTCGTGCCAATGCCGATTTTGAAGTGGATCGCATTCTTGAGATTGAGCAGGAAACGCGTCACGATGTGGTGGCTTTCACGCGTGCGGTTTCTGAGACGCTTGGTGAGGAGCGCAAGTGGGTGCACTACGGTTTGACGTCGACTGACGTGGTGGACACTGCCTACGGTTACCTCTACAAACAAGCTAACGACATTATCCGTCGTGACCTTGAGAATTTCACAAATATTGTGGCTGACAAGGCTAAGGAGCACAAGTTCACCATCATGATGGGTCGTACCCACGGTGTTCATGCTGAGCCAACGACTTTCGGTCTTAAATTGGCAACTTGGTACAGTGAGATGAAACGTAATATTGAGCGTTTTGAACATGCTGCCGCAGGTGTAGAAGCTGGTAAGATTTCTGGTGCCGTTGGTAACTTTGCCAATATTCCTCCATTCGTGGAAGAATATGTCTGTGACAAATTAGGCATCCGCCCACAAGAAATTTCAACTCAGGTTCTTCCACGTGACCTTCACGCAGAATATTTTGCAGTGCTTGCAAGCATCGCAACATCTATCGAACGCATGGCGACAGAGATTCGTGGCCTGCAAAAATCAGAACAACGTGAAGTTGAAGAGTTCTTTGCCAAAGGTCAGAAAGGTAGCTCTGCTATGCCTCACAAACGCAACCCAATCGGTTCTGAGAACATGACTGGGCTAGCACGCGTGATTCGTGGTCACATGGTGACGGCTTATGAGAACGTGTCACTTTGGCACGAGCGTGATATTTCGCACTCATCAGCTGAGCGTATTATCACACCTGATACAACTATCTTGATTGACTACATGCTTAACCGTTTTGGCAACATTGTCAAAAACTTGACTGTCTTCCCAGAAAATATGATTCGCAACATGAATTCAACCTTTGGATTGATTTACAGCCAAAGAGCAATGCTGACTTTGATTGAAAAGGGTATGACACGTGAGCAGGCTTACGACTTGGTACAACCAAAAACAGCCTACTCGTGGGATAACCAAGTTGATTTTAAACCATTATTAGAAAAAGATCCTCAAGTTACAGATCGATTAACACAAGCAGAAATTGATGATATTTTTAATCCTGAGTATTATACAAAACGAGTTGATGTTATCTTTAAACGTTTGGGATTAGACTAA